The window CCGGGGCGCGAGGTGCTGGCCCGCCGCATCCGCACCATCGCCGACGTGGCGCCCGCGATCCTGGGCCTCCTCGACATCCCCACGCAACCCGAAGCGACGACGTGACACCGATACGCGCGGTCCTGTACGATTTCGACGGCACCCTGGCGGACAGCACTGAGCTGATCATGCAGTGCTACCGCCACACGATGACCACGCACCTGGGCGAGTGCCCGCCGGACGAGGAGTGGCTGAGCGGCTTCGGCACCCCGCTGGCGGACCAGATCGCCCGCTTCGCCCGCACGCCGGACGAAACGGGGGCGATGCTCGACACCTACCGCGACCACCAGGACTCGCTCCTGCAGACGGCGCTCCGCCCCTACCCGGGCGCGGAGGAGGTGCTGTCCGAGCTGCAGCGCCGTGGCGTCCCGCTGGCGATCGTAACCAGCCGCCTGCGGCACGCAACGCTGCGCGGGCTGGACATCTGCGGCCTGTCGCGCCACTTCGAGGTCATCATCACCCCCGAGGACGTGCGCAACGCCAAGCCCGATCCGGAACCGGTCCTCCTGGCGCTGGAGCGGCTGGGCGTCCCCGCCGCGGAGGCGCTCTTCGTGGGCGACTCGCCGCACGACGTCGCCGCCGGCCGCGCCGCCGGCACCCGCACCGCCGGCGTCCTCTGGGGCCCGTTTCCGCGGAGAACGCTGGAGGAGGCGGGGGCGGATTTTCTGCTGCAGCGGCAGGACGAGGTGCTGGGGCTGGTGGGGTAGGCCCTCACCCCCCCGGCCCCCCTCTCCCGAACTGCTGGGAGAGGAGGGAGATCGCGGCCTACCGTGCGCAGCCTCACCGCCCAGCAACGCGCCGTCCGGCGGTTGGGTGTCCCTCTCCCCTGCCGTTTTCCCATTCCCTATTCCCCATTCCCCGCAGTTCCCCCGCCTTTCCCTCTCCGCCACTCCCCGCTATCTTGCCGCGCCGCGCGCCCGGAAAACCGGCACGCGTGCGCCTCGCCATCGATCCAAGACCGCCTTTGCGACAGGAGTCGACCGTATGCGGATGCTCGTGCTCGGCGCGGGCCTGCAGGGTTCTGCGTGTGCCTACGACCTGCTGGCCAACACGGACCACGAGGTGGTCATCGCCGACCTCAAGGTCGACGCGCTTCCCGCCTTCCTCCAGCCGTACCTCGGCGGCCGGCTGACGGCGCAGCAGGTGGACGCCAACGACCGCACGGGGATCCGCGACGCCATGGAAGGCGCTTCCGCGGTGATGAGCGCCTTCCCGTACTACTTCAACCTGGGGATGGCAGTGGCGGCGGTGGACTCCGGCGCGCACTTCGCCGACCTGGGCGGCAACACCGAAATCGTCCTCCAGCAGAAGGGGCTGCATGAGCGCGCCCGCGAGAAGGGGCTCTCCGTGATCCCCGACTGCGGACTGGCGCCGGGGATGGTCAACGTCCTGGCCGAGCACGGCATTCGCCAGCTCGACACCACCCGCGCGGTGCGCATCTTCGTGGGCGGCCTTCCGCAGAACCCGCAGCCCCCGCTCAACTACCAGATCGTGTACTCGCTGGAAGGGGTGCTGGACTACTACACGACGCTCTCGTGGGTGCTGCGCGACGGGCGCCCGCTGCAGGTGGCGGCCCTGAGCGAGGTGGAGGAGCTGCCGTTCGACGGCGCCGGCACGCTGGAGGCCTTCCACACGGCGGGCGGCCTTTCGACGATGGCGCAGCGCTACGAGGGGCAGATTCCCTCGATGGAGTACAAGACGCTCCGCTACCCCGGCCACGCCCGCGCCATGGAGACGATCCGCGAGCTCGGCCTGCTGGGGCTGGAGCCGGTGGACGTGAAGGGGCAGAAGGTGACGCCGCGCGACCTGTTCATCTCCGTGGTCGGCCCCAAGCTGCGCAAGGACTACCGCGAGAGCCCGGACCTGGTGGCGCTGCGGGTGGAAGCGGAGGGTGACAAGGATGGCGAGGAAACGCTCCTGCGCTGGGACCTCCTCGACCGCTTCGACCCCGCGACGGGGATCACGGCGATGATGCGCACCACCGGCTTCTCGCTCGCCATCACTGGCGCCCTGCAGGCCGCCGGCGACATCGAGCCCGGCGTCTGGACTCCGGACGAGTGCATGCCCGCCGCCGTGTACATCGATTCGCTGGCGCGCCGCAACGTCATGATCCGCGAGCACCGCCTCACCCCCGACACCGCCGCGGTCCGGTAGGACCACGGCAGCGGAAAAAAAACGAAGCGCCTCCGGAGGATGGTTCCGGGGGCGCTTCGGTTTCACACGCATCGTTGCGGGAGGGGGGCGATGGCAGGGATCTGCGCGACGTGCGCGGGGCGGCGCGGCCGACAGCACGGGCAGCCACGTGGGGCTGCCCCTACAAAGATTCGGGTGCGGAGAGTGGGCGTCGAGGCGGGGGCGAGGGAGGGCAGATACGCAGGTCTGCCCCTACGGCATCGGGTGTGAACGGCAGAAGGTCGAGGAGGGGCGAGGGAGGGCGCGATGAATCACGCCCCTACCGGGGCTGTGCGACGCGGGCGGATTTCTCCCCCTCGCCCGCCCTGCCCCCCCGCAGGCGGGGGAGGGGGCCGGGGGGAGGGCCCCCTCTACGTCCTGAACTCGCTCACCAGGTCGCGCATCTGCTGGGCGGCGTGGAGGAGCTCGGCGCTGGAGGCGGACATCTCCTGCGTGGCGGCGGACTGCTCCTCGGCGGCGGCGGAGACCTCCTCGGCGCTGGCGGCGTGCGACTCGGAGGTCGATGCCACCTCGGCCACGGCGGCCTCCACCCCGTCCATCGCGGAG of the Longimicrobium sp. genome contains:
- a CDS encoding HAD-IA family hydrolase; amino-acid sequence: MTPIRAVLYDFDGTLADSTELIMQCYRHTMTTHLGECPPDEEWLSGFGTPLADQIARFARTPDETGAMLDTYRDHQDSLLQTALRPYPGAEEVLSELQRRGVPLAIVTSRLRHATLRGLDICGLSRHFEVIITPEDVRNAKPDPEPVLLALERLGVPAAEALFVGDSPHDVAAGRAAGTRTAGVLWGPFPRRTLEEAGADFLLQRQDEVLGLVG
- a CDS encoding saccharopine dehydrogenase C-terminal domain-containing protein, coding for MRMLVLGAGLQGSACAYDLLANTDHEVVIADLKVDALPAFLQPYLGGRLTAQQVDANDRTGIRDAMEGASAVMSAFPYYFNLGMAVAAVDSGAHFADLGGNTEIVLQQKGLHERAREKGLSVIPDCGLAPGMVNVLAEHGIRQLDTTRAVRIFVGGLPQNPQPPLNYQIVYSLEGVLDYYTTLSWVLRDGRPLQVAALSEVEELPFDGAGTLEAFHTAGGLSTMAQRYEGQIPSMEYKTLRYPGHARAMETIRELGLLGLEPVDVKGQKVTPRDLFISVVGPKLRKDYRESPDLVALRVEAEGDKDGEETLLRWDLLDRFDPATGITAMMRTTGFSLAITGALQAAGDIEPGVWTPDECMPAAVYIDSLARRNVMIREHRLTPDTAAVR